The Micromonospora sp. M71_S20 genome has a window encoding:
- a CDS encoding M23 family metallopeptidase, which produces MILSEDPRPDPSQNASHGDLRPKDLGGIAYLRGLSRRGFITSAALAASGVSAAFALLPGSAQAAGSYQRPCGNVRISSSWQDHRNRMPPSGEPGTDYAVGTGTPVMAAANGTIRYVKTDTSTATGRVVGMAHDDGNYTRHLHLSRITVSTGQRVSRGQTIAYSGASANGSDYAVGPHVHTSLWLNTGSPTNFRATVDFENYVGDVANPNPPDQEVVEVFIANVKGNWYLVVPQGTGKPRAVVLGGDSNAAASGLPVLNFSWDPSINALRAAVDGIG; this is translated from the coding sequence ATGATCCTCAGCGAGGACCCTCGCCCTGACCCTTCTCAGAATGCCAGCCACGGCGATCTGCGGCCCAAGGATCTCGGTGGCATCGCCTATCTGCGGGGACTTTCGCGACGGGGGTTCATCACAAGCGCCGCGTTGGCGGCATCCGGGGTGTCGGCCGCCTTTGCTCTGCTGCCCGGCTCCGCTCAGGCCGCTGGCAGCTATCAAAGGCCGTGCGGCAATGTTCGGATTTCGAGCTCTTGGCAGGACCACCGGAACCGGATGCCGCCCTCGGGCGAGCCGGGCACCGACTATGCGGTCGGAACCGGTACTCCCGTCATGGCCGCGGCGAACGGCACGATCCGTTACGTGAAGACCGACACCTCTACCGCGACCGGACGCGTCGTGGGGATGGCCCATGACGATGGCAATTACACCCGGCACTTGCACTTGTCGAGGATCACCGTCTCAACCGGTCAACGTGTGTCGCGAGGCCAGACGATCGCGTACTCCGGCGCCTCGGCCAACGGCAGTGACTACGCTGTCGGACCGCATGTGCATACAAGTCTCTGGCTGAACACCGGCAGTCCGACGAATTTCCGCGCGACGGTGGATTTCGAGAACTACGTCGGAGACGTCGCCAACCCGAACCCGCCCGACCAGGAGGTAGTTGAAGTGTTCATCGCGAATGTAAAGGGAAACTGGTACCTCGTCGTCCCCCAGGGCACCGGTAAGCCGCGGGCAGTGGTCCTTGGTGGCGACAGCAATGCCGCCGCTTCCGGCCTCCCCGTCCTGAACTTCAGCTGGGATCCGTCGATCAATGCACTCAGGGCCGCGGTCGACGGCATCGGTTGA
- a CDS encoding SRPBCC family protein, giving the protein MPVVEAVITVPVPPELAFAVSQTTAPVRYRWDPFVREQHFTDGATRPGKGVRTFTRSRHGLAMVSEYVSWAPPSHVGMKMVRGPWFFEMFAGGWRFAPAPEPGHAIATWRYSFRCRPAFLRPVADRIGSWLLGRDIRRRIAGYAAGCTDPEVLAAARRSLTADDD; this is encoded by the coding sequence ATGCCCGTCGTCGAAGCGGTGATCACCGTGCCGGTCCCGCCCGAACTGGCCTTCGCGGTCTCCCAGACCACCGCGCCCGTGCGCTACCGGTGGGACCCGTTCGTGCGCGAGCAGCACTTCACCGACGGGGCGACCCGGCCCGGCAAGGGGGTACGGACCTTCACCCGGTCCCGGCACGGCCTGGCGATGGTGAGCGAGTACGTCTCCTGGGCCCCGCCGAGCCACGTCGGGATGAAGATGGTGCGCGGCCCGTGGTTCTTCGAGATGTTCGCCGGCGGCTGGCGGTTCGCGCCCGCCCCGGAGCCCGGCCACGCGATCGCCACCTGGCGCTACAGCTTCCGGTGCCGGCCCGCGTTCCTCCGCCCGGTCGCGGACCGGATCGGGTCCTGGCTGCTCGGCCGCGACATCCGCCGCCGGATCGCCGGGTACGCCGCCGGCTGCACGGACCCGGAGGTGCTGGCCGCCGCCCGACGGTCACTCACCGCCGACGACGACTGA
- a CDS encoding ABC transporter permease, whose amino-acid sequence MAVAVTEPTVSAQPVRKVSARHFVRLKLRVMGNNFRGQGWRVALFVGGAVAGLWFAGTGFFLFAAPGLADESRYALMVAAFGGGLTVLGWLLLPLVFFGVDETLDPARFALLPLPRRTLVTGLFAAAFVSVPTISVLLALCGLVVTAGALGGWSAAVVALVGVVAGLLLCVAAARAVTSAFATALRSRRVRDLAAVLLAVLAALLGPLQLLGVAALSDADWDRLDGVAEVVGWTPFGAPWTAGIDVAEGRLWAAPVKLLITAATIVALLAWWSRSLESAMVGTASAGPARAQRGATGGAVAQLFPRAVGWARRDRFGALVAREARYWWRDARRRANLITVAVVGLFVPVMVNVGGSGFTIDSAEGFNANLDSSPVLSSLSMLFVGLLAAVTLANQFGFDGSAYAANVVAGVSGQQELRARMAAFSLYVLPMLAVISVVVAVVIGEPGWVGLMAGTLFATYGAGLAVNCFVSVLGAYSLPETSNPFALNTGAGIAKSFLTLLAMLATAVAAVPMVVAAGLLGDAWLWLALPLGAAYGLGAALLGAYLAGDVLDRRMPELLATVTPRR is encoded by the coding sequence GCCCAGCCCGTCCGGAAGGTCTCCGCCCGGCACTTCGTCCGGCTCAAGCTGCGGGTGATGGGCAACAACTTCCGGGGTCAGGGCTGGCGGGTCGCCCTCTTCGTGGGCGGCGCGGTGGCCGGGCTCTGGTTCGCCGGCACCGGCTTCTTCCTCTTCGCCGCGCCCGGCCTGGCCGACGAGAGCCGCTACGCGCTGATGGTCGCCGCCTTCGGCGGTGGCCTGACGGTGCTCGGCTGGCTGCTGCTGCCGCTGGTCTTCTTCGGGGTGGACGAGACGCTGGACCCGGCCCGGTTCGCGCTGCTGCCGCTGCCCCGCCGCACGCTCGTCACCGGGCTGTTCGCCGCCGCCTTCGTCAGCGTCCCCACGATCTCGGTGCTGCTGGCCCTGTGCGGGCTGGTGGTCACCGCCGGGGCGCTGGGCGGCTGGTCGGCCGCCGTGGTCGCCCTCGTCGGGGTGGTCGCCGGGCTGCTGCTCTGCGTCGCGGCGGCCCGGGCGGTGACCAGCGCCTTCGCCACGGCGCTGCGGTCCCGCCGGGTCCGTGACCTAGCCGCCGTGCTGCTCGCCGTGCTCGCCGCGCTGCTCGGACCGTTGCAGCTCCTGGGCGTCGCCGCCCTCTCCGACGCCGACTGGGACCGCCTCGACGGGGTGGCCGAGGTGGTCGGCTGGACCCCGTTCGGCGCGCCCTGGACGGCCGGCATCGACGTGGCCGAAGGCCGCCTCTGGGCCGCGCCGGTGAAGCTGCTGATCACGGCGGCGACGATCGTCGCGCTGCTGGCCTGGTGGTCCCGCTCGCTCGAGTCCGCGATGGTGGGCACGGCCAGTGCCGGGCCGGCCCGTGCCCAGCGCGGCGCGACCGGCGGAGCGGTCGCCCAGCTCTTCCCGCGGGCCGTCGGCTGGGCCCGGCGGGACCGGTTCGGCGCCCTCGTCGCCCGGGAGGCCCGCTACTGGTGGCGGGACGCCCGACGCCGGGCCAACCTGATCACCGTCGCGGTCGTCGGTCTCTTCGTACCGGTCATGGTCAACGTGGGTGGCTCGGGCTTCACCATCGACAGCGCCGAGGGGTTCAACGCCAATCTCGACTCGTCCCCGGTGCTGTCCAGCCTGTCGATGCTCTTCGTCGGGCTGCTCGCCGCCGTCACCCTGGCCAACCAGTTCGGCTTCGACGGCAGCGCATACGCGGCGAACGTGGTCGCGGGCGTCTCCGGCCAGCAGGAGCTGCGCGCCCGGATGGCCGCGTTCTCGCTCTACGTCCTGCCGATGCTGGCGGTGATCTCCGTGGTCGTCGCGGTGGTCATCGGCGAGCCCGGCTGGGTCGGGCTGATGGCGGGCACCCTGTTCGCCACGTACGGCGCGGGGCTGGCGGTGAACTGCTTCGTCTCGGTGCTCGGGGCGTACTCGCTGCCGGAGACGAGCAACCCGTTCGCGTTGAACACCGGCGCCGGGATCGCGAAGAGCTTCCTCACCCTGCTGGCGATGCTCGCCACCGCGGTGGCGGCGGTGCCGATGGTGGTGGCCGCCGGGCTGCTCGGCGACGCCTGGCTCTGGCTGGCCCTGCCGCTCGGGGCCGCGTACGGCCTGGGGGCGGCGCTGCTCGGCGCGTACCTGGCCGGCGACGTGCTGGACCGCCGGATGCCGGAACTGCTCGCCACGGTGACCCCGCGCCGCTGA